One window from the genome of Carassius carassius chromosome 15, fCarCar2.1, whole genome shotgun sequence encodes:
- the prss59.1 gene encoding serine protease 59, tandem duplicate 1 produces the protein MRSLVFLVLLGAAFALDDDKIVGGYECEAYSQPWQASLNIGYHFCGGSLVSEYWVVSAAHCYKSRIEVRLGEHNIALNEGTEQFISSEKVFRHPSYDSWTIDSDIMLIKLSKPATLNQYVQPVALPSGCAADGTMCRVTGWGNTMSSTADSNKLQCLEIPILSDRDCKNSYPGMITDTMFCAGYLEGGKDSCQGDSGGPVVCNGQLHGIVSWGYGCAEKNHPGVYGKVCMFSQWIADTMSSN, from the exons ATGAGGTCTTTGGTGTTCCTGGTGCTCCTTGGAGCTGCCT TTGCTCTGGATGATGACAAGATTGTTGGTGGATATGAATGCGAGGCCTATTCCCAGCCCTGGCAGGCATCTCTGAACATTGGCTACCACTTCTGCGGTGGCTCTCTGGTCAGCGAGTACTGGGTtgtgtctgctgctcactgctaCAAGTC ACGCATTGAGGTCCGTTTGGGTGAGCACAACATCGCACTTAATGAGGGAACTGAGCAGTTCATCTCCTCTGAGAAGGTCTTCCGCCACCCCAGCTATGACTCCTGGACCATTGACAGTGACATCATGCTGATCAAGCTTAGCAAGCCCGCTACCCTCAATCAGTACGTGCAGCCTGTGGCCCTGCCCAGTGGCTGTGCCGCCGATGGCACCATGTGCAGAGTTACTGGCTGGGGAAACACCATGAGCTCCA CTGCTGATTCCAACAAGCTTCAGTGTCTGGAGATCCCCATCCTGTCCGACCGCGACTGTAAGAATTCCTACCCTGGTATGATCACCGATACCATGTTCTGCGCTGGATACCTGGAGGGAGGAAAGGACTCTTGCCAG GGTGACTCTGGTGGCCCTGTGGTGTGTAACGGTCAGCTGCACGGTATTGTGTCCTGGGGTTATGGCTGTGCTGAGAAGAATCATCCTGGTGTCTATGGCAAG GTCTGCATGTTCAGCCAATGGATCGCCGACACCATGAGTAGCAACTAA